Proteins from a genomic interval of Arthrobacter sp. CAN_C5:
- a CDS encoding aldehyde dehydrogenase family protein, translating to MTFLEYAPAPESTAILDLKSEYGLFINGEFVPGNGESFTTISPATEQKITTISCASEADVDSAVAAARRAYEKTWSKLSGTDRGKYLFRIARLVQERARELAVAETLDNGKPIKESRDVDVPLVAAWFFYYAGWADKLDHAGMGPNPRSLGVAAQVIPWNFPLLMLAWKIAPALAAGNTVVLKPAETTSLTAMLFAEILQQADLPAGVVNIVTGAGATGSALVNHPDVNKVAFTGSTAVGRSIARSTAGTGKKLTLELGGKGANIVFDDAPIDQAIEGIVNGIFFNQGQVCCAGSRLLVQESIHDEVVERLKSRLSTLRVGDPLDKNTDIGAINSASQLGRMRELSDIGEQEGATRWSPDSNLPQQGFWFPPTIFTNVSTSHRIARDEIFGPVLSVLTFRTPAEAIAKANNTPYGLSAGIWSDKGSRVLAVADKLRAGVIWANTFNKFDPASPFGGYKESGYGREGGRHGLGAYLAPASSGAADKSVVSALMSKTPLGGSK from the coding sequence ATGACTTTTCTCGAGTACGCACCGGCCCCGGAGTCCACGGCCATCCTGGACCTCAAGAGCGAGTACGGCCTGTTCATCAACGGTGAGTTCGTTCCCGGCAACGGCGAATCCTTCACCACCATTTCCCCTGCCACCGAGCAGAAGATCACCACCATTTCGTGCGCCAGCGAGGCCGACGTCGACTCCGCCGTCGCCGCCGCCCGCCGCGCCTACGAGAAGACCTGGTCGAAGCTCTCGGGCACGGACCGGGGAAAGTACCTGTTCCGCATCGCCCGCCTGGTGCAGGAACGCGCCCGTGAACTGGCAGTCGCAGAAACCCTCGACAACGGCAAGCCGATCAAGGAAAGCCGCGACGTCGACGTGCCCCTGGTGGCCGCGTGGTTCTTCTACTACGCCGGCTGGGCCGACAAGCTCGACCACGCCGGAATGGGCCCCAACCCCCGCTCGCTGGGTGTCGCGGCACAGGTGATCCCGTGGAACTTCCCGCTGCTGATGCTGGCATGGAAAATCGCCCCGGCCCTGGCCGCGGGCAACACCGTGGTCCTCAAACCCGCCGAGACCACCTCCCTGACCGCGATGCTCTTCGCCGAGATCCTGCAGCAGGCCGACCTGCCAGCGGGTGTCGTCAACATTGTCACCGGAGCCGGTGCAACAGGCTCCGCCCTGGTCAACCACCCGGATGTGAACAAGGTCGCCTTCACCGGCTCCACCGCCGTCGGACGGTCCATCGCCCGTTCAACGGCCGGCACGGGCAAGAAACTCACCCTCGAGCTCGGCGGCAAGGGCGCGAACATCGTGTTCGACGACGCCCCCATCGACCAGGCCATCGAGGGCATCGTCAACGGGATCTTCTTCAACCAGGGGCAGGTCTGCTGCGCCGGATCCCGCCTGCTGGTCCAGGAATCGATCCACGACGAGGTGGTCGAACGGCTCAAGTCCCGCCTGTCCACGCTGCGCGTCGGTGACCCCCTCGACAAGAACACCGACATTGGTGCGATCAACTCGGCGTCCCAGCTCGGCCGGATGCGCGAGCTCTCCGACATTGGGGAGCAGGAGGGCGCCACCCGGTGGAGCCCCGACAGCAACCTGCCGCAGCAGGGTTTCTGGTTCCCGCCCACCATCTTCACCAACGTATCCACCAGCCACCGCATTGCCCGGGACGAGATCTTCGGACCGGTGCTCTCGGTGCTGACCTTCCGCACGCCGGCCGAAGCGATCGCGAAAGCCAACAACACCCCCTACGGCCTGTCAGCTGGCATCTGGTCGGACAAGGGCAGCCGCGTGCTCGCCGTCGCCGACAAGCTGCGCGCAGGAGTGATCTGGGCCAACACCTTCAACAAGTTCGACCCCGCCTCACCGTTTGGCGGCTACAAGGAATCCGGCTACGGCAGGGAGGGCGGTCGCCACGGTCTGGGCGCCTACCTGGCACCAGCGTCGTCGGGCGCTGCAGACAAGTCCGTCGTCTCGGCCCTCATGTCCAAGACCCCACTGGGAGGCTCCAAATGA
- the deoC gene encoding deoxyribose-phosphate aldolase produces the protein METTATGSTAIAPASRALEVIGGDLTEKALKRYLEGIAGVDAVGLEARAASLGTRSIKTTSKAWALDKIISLIDLTTLEGADTPGKVRSLVAKALVPDADDLSTPRVAAVCVYGDMVPHAVEALGRAHDADAAGRINVAAVATAFPSGRASRSVKLSDTADAVAAGADEIDMVIDRGAFLSGRYGLVFDEIVAVKEACRRDDGSYAHLKVILETGELNTYDNIRRASWLSILAGGDFIKTSTGKVAPAATLPVTLSMLEVVRDWHRLTGEKIGVKPAGGIRTSKDAIKYLVTVAETVGEDWLQPDLFRFGASSLLNDVLLQRQKLTSGSYSGPAYVTID, from the coding sequence ATGGAAACTACTGCCACCGGGAGCACCGCCATAGCGCCTGCGTCACGGGCACTGGAAGTGATCGGCGGGGACCTGACCGAGAAGGCCCTGAAACGCTACCTCGAAGGCATTGCCGGTGTTGACGCCGTGGGCCTTGAGGCGCGTGCAGCGTCCCTCGGGACCCGGTCGATCAAGACCACCTCCAAGGCCTGGGCCCTGGACAAGATCATCTCCCTGATCGACCTGACCACTCTGGAGGGTGCCGACACGCCGGGCAAGGTGAGATCCCTCGTCGCCAAAGCGCTGGTTCCCGACGCCGATGACCTGTCCACCCCCCGGGTGGCAGCGGTCTGCGTGTACGGCGACATGGTGCCCCACGCCGTGGAGGCGCTGGGCAGGGCCCACGACGCGGACGCCGCGGGCAGGATCAACGTTGCGGCGGTCGCTACGGCCTTCCCGTCCGGGCGGGCCTCACGGTCGGTGAAGCTCTCCGACACCGCCGACGCGGTGGCGGCGGGTGCGGACGAGATCGACATGGTCATTGACCGTGGCGCGTTTCTCTCCGGGCGGTATGGCCTGGTCTTCGACGAGATCGTTGCGGTGAAGGAAGCCTGCCGCCGCGACGACGGTTCCTACGCCCACCTGAAGGTGATCCTCGAGACCGGGGAGCTGAACACGTACGACAACATCCGGCGCGCCTCGTGGCTTTCCATCCTGGCTGGCGGCGACTTCATCAAGACCTCCACCGGCAAGGTAGCCCCTGCGGCGACCCTCCCGGTCACCCTGTCGATGCTCGAAGTGGTCCGCGACTGGCACCGGCTCACCGGTGAGAAGATCGGGGTCAAGCCGGCCGGCGGCATCCGCACTTCCAAGGACGCCATCAAGTACCTGGTCACCGTCGCCGAAACGGTGGGGGAGGACTGGCTTCAGCCGGACCTGTTCCGCTTCGGCGCCTCCAGCCTCCTCAATGACGTGCTCCTGCAGCGTCAGAAGCTCACCAGCGGCAGCTACTCCGGCCCTGCCTACGTCACGATCGACTAA
- the mfd gene encoding transcription-repair coupling factor, translating to MSLNGLRAALIEDTSFARVRTNASHGVADRNTDLQIGAPAGLRAALLAEMVDGLASSSTTTDGNAEGGASTPVVLAVTATGREAEDLAAALRSYLPVADIEEFPSWETLPHERLSPRSDTVGRRLSVLRRLAHPEGSPVRVIIAPIRAVVQPLVAGLGELQPVTLRVGQDAEFTEVVRALSDAAYARVDMVTHRGEFAVRGGIIDVFPPTEDHPLRIEFFGDEVEAMRWFAVADQRSLVREEDGQPRMLFAPPCREILITPSVMSRAAKLKADLPAAAAMLEKIAGGIAVEGMESLAPVLVDAMVPLVGELPAGSIAVVIEPEKVRTRAHDLAATNEEFLEAAWSTASEGGAAPLDLGGALGADLQTASFRSLTDTRSAALANKVAWWSITSFGSDESLQEFLPEIDAFTVRAREPRGYQGDVAEMMDFLGGRVRDQWRVVVATEGPGPAARLAELFHDHDIPAARVDSLESPPQPGIIEITTASAGRGFVLDSLKLGLLTEADLLGRTTASGTRDMRKMPSKRRNAVDPLQLRENDYVVHEQHGVARFVELLQRATGAGPTKTIREYLVLEYAPSKRGAPGDRLFVPTDQLDQVTRYVGGDAPALSKMGGSDWASTKSKARKAVKEIAGELIRLYSARMASRGFAFSADTPWQRELEEAFPYIETPDQLTTINEVKADMEREVPMDRLVSGDVGYGKTEIAVRAAFKAVQDGKQVAVLVPTTLLVQQHYETFSERFSGFPVRVKPLSRFQSAKESRETSEGIGSGAVDVVIGTHRLLSNQVQFKDLGLVIVDEEQRFGVEHKEALKKMRTNVDVLAMSATPIPRTLEMSLTGIRETSTLATPPEERHPVLTYVGPYTDKQTSAAVRRELMREGQVFFVHNRVSSIDRTAAHLKELVPEARVAVAHGQMSESRLEQIIVDFWEKRFDVLVCTTIIETGLDISNANTLIVDRADNYGLSQLHQLRGRVGRGRERAYAYFLYPSEKPLGEVALERLKAVASHNELGAGMQLALKDLEIRGAGNMLGGEQSGHIQGVGFDLYIRLVGEAVADFRGDAEEKAAEMKIELPVNAHLPHDYVPGERLRLEAYRKLASAITYDAIDAVVEELGDRYGEPPAPVVNLIAVARFRVAARAAGLTDVALQGNFIKFAPAELPESKEMRLKRMYPGSSLKPALNAALIPKPKTSPVGGRDLSDADILTWAQNVVDAIFTE from the coding sequence TTGAGCCTGAACGGACTGCGCGCCGCACTGATCGAGGACACGTCGTTCGCCCGGGTGAGGACGAATGCCTCGCACGGGGTCGCTGACCGGAACACCGACCTGCAGATCGGCGCGCCGGCCGGTCTGCGGGCAGCCTTGTTGGCCGAAATGGTGGATGGTCTGGCCTCATCCTCAACTACAACTGACGGTAACGCCGAGGGAGGCGCCAGCACACCGGTAGTGCTGGCCGTCACCGCCACCGGCCGGGAGGCCGAAGACCTTGCCGCGGCACTCCGGAGCTATTTGCCGGTCGCCGACATCGAGGAGTTCCCCAGCTGGGAGACGCTGCCCCACGAACGTCTCTCGCCGCGGTCAGACACCGTGGGCCGCCGGCTGTCCGTCCTGCGCCGGCTCGCACACCCCGAGGGGTCACCCGTGCGGGTCATCATTGCGCCCATCCGCGCCGTCGTCCAGCCACTGGTCGCGGGCCTGGGCGAGTTGCAGCCGGTCACCCTGAGGGTCGGCCAGGACGCCGAGTTCACTGAGGTGGTCCGGGCCCTGTCCGACGCCGCCTACGCTCGCGTGGACATGGTCACCCATCGTGGTGAGTTCGCAGTGCGTGGCGGAATCATCGACGTGTTTCCGCCCACCGAGGACCATCCCCTGCGGATCGAGTTCTTCGGTGACGAGGTGGAAGCGATGCGCTGGTTCGCCGTCGCCGACCAGCGCTCGCTGGTCCGCGAGGAGGACGGCCAGCCGAGAATGCTCTTCGCCCCGCCCTGCCGGGAAATCCTGATCACCCCCTCGGTCATGTCCCGGGCAGCTAAACTCAAGGCAGACCTGCCCGCCGCCGCAGCGATGCTGGAAAAGATTGCCGGCGGCATCGCAGTGGAGGGGATGGAGTCGCTCGCCCCGGTGCTGGTCGATGCGATGGTGCCCCTGGTCGGTGAGCTGCCCGCCGGGTCGATCGCCGTCGTCATTGAGCCCGAGAAGGTGCGGACCCGCGCCCACGATCTGGCCGCCACCAATGAGGAGTTCCTTGAGGCAGCCTGGTCCACGGCGTCCGAGGGCGGCGCCGCACCGCTCGACCTCGGCGGCGCCCTGGGCGCCGATTTGCAGACGGCGAGCTTCAGGTCCCTGACCGATACCCGCTCGGCGGCGCTCGCGAACAAGGTCGCCTGGTGGTCAATTACCTCCTTCGGTTCCGACGAGTCGCTGCAGGAATTCCTTCCAGAGATCGACGCATTCACGGTGCGGGCACGAGAGCCCCGCGGCTACCAGGGCGACGTGGCCGAAATGATGGATTTCCTGGGCGGCCGCGTGCGCGACCAGTGGCGGGTGGTCGTAGCCACCGAGGGCCCCGGTCCGGCTGCGCGCCTCGCTGAACTGTTCCACGACCACGACATTCCGGCCGCCCGGGTGGATTCACTAGAGTCACCGCCACAGCCGGGGATCATCGAAATTACGACGGCGTCCGCGGGCAGGGGCTTCGTCCTCGACTCCCTCAAGCTGGGACTCCTGACCGAGGCTGACCTGCTGGGCCGCACCACTGCGTCCGGAACCCGGGACATGCGCAAAATGCCCTCCAAACGGCGCAACGCCGTCGATCCGTTGCAGCTCCGTGAGAACGACTATGTGGTGCACGAGCAGCACGGTGTGGCCCGTTTCGTTGAACTGCTGCAGCGTGCCACCGGGGCGGGGCCCACCAAGACCATCCGTGAGTACCTGGTGCTCGAGTACGCGCCCTCCAAGCGCGGCGCTCCCGGCGACCGGCTGTTTGTCCCCACAGACCAGCTCGACCAGGTCACCCGGTATGTGGGCGGGGATGCCCCGGCGCTCAGCAAGATGGGCGGATCCGACTGGGCGAGCACCAAGTCCAAGGCACGCAAGGCAGTCAAGGAGATCGCGGGGGAACTGATCCGGCTGTACTCGGCGCGGATGGCATCACGCGGCTTCGCCTTCTCCGCGGACACCCCCTGGCAGCGTGAGCTGGAAGAGGCGTTCCCCTACATCGAGACCCCCGACCAGCTGACCACCATCAACGAGGTCAAGGCGGATATGGAGCGCGAAGTGCCGATGGACCGGCTGGTCTCCGGCGACGTCGGCTACGGCAAGACGGAGATCGCGGTGCGGGCCGCCTTCAAGGCCGTCCAGGACGGCAAGCAGGTCGCGGTGCTGGTGCCGACCACGCTGCTGGTGCAACAGCACTACGAGACCTTCTCCGAACGGTTTTCCGGTTTTCCGGTGAGGGTCAAACCCCTGTCCCGGTTCCAGAGTGCCAAGGAATCGCGGGAGACCTCCGAGGGGATTGGTTCCGGCGCTGTCGACGTCGTCATCGGCACCCACCGGCTGCTGTCCAACCAGGTCCAGTTCAAGGACCTGGGCCTGGTCATCGTCGACGAGGAACAGCGTTTCGGCGTGGAACACAAGGAAGCGCTGAAGAAGATGCGCACCAACGTGGACGTGCTCGCGATGAGCGCGACCCCGATTCCCCGGACCCTCGAGATGTCGCTGACCGGTATCCGGGAAACTTCGACGCTGGCCACCCCACCCGAGGAACGGCACCCGGTGCTCACCTATGTGGGCCCCTACACGGACAAGCAGACCTCAGCAGCGGTGCGGCGCGAGCTGATGCGTGAGGGCCAGGTGTTTTTCGTCCACAACCGGGTGTCCTCGATCGACCGCACCGCTGCGCACCTCAAAGAGCTGGTGCCCGAGGCGCGGGTCGCCGTCGCGCACGGCCAGATGAGCGAGTCCCGGCTGGAACAGATCATCGTGGACTTCTGGGAAAAACGCTTCGACGTCCTCGTGTGCACCACCATCATCGAAACCGGGCTGGACATCTCCAATGCCAACACCCTGATCGTGGACCGGGCCGACAACTACGGCCTGTCCCAGTTGCACCAGCTCCGCGGCAGGGTGGGACGAGGGCGCGAACGTGCCTACGCCTACTTCCTCTACCCCTCGGAGAAGCCGTTGGGCGAGGTGGCACTGGAGCGGCTGAAGGCTGTCGCCTCCCATAACGAGCTCGGCGCCGGCATGCAGCTCGCACTGAAGGATCTTGAGATCCGCGGTGCAGGCAACATGCTTGGCGGGGAACAGTCCGGCCACATCCAGGGGGTGGGTTTCGACCTGTACATCCGGCTGGTCGGTGAGGCAGTCGCGGACTTCCGTGGCGACGCGGAGGAGAAGGCAGCGGAGATGAAGATCGAGTTGCCGGTCAACGCCCACCTGCCCCACGACTACGTACCGGGGGAGCGGCTGCGTCTGGAGGCCTACCGCAAGCTGGCCTCCGCGATCACCTACGACGCCATCGACGCCGTGGTGGAGGAACTGGGTGACCGGTACGGGGAGCCACCCGCTCCGGTGGTCAACCTGATTGCGGTCGCCCGGTTCCGGGTGGCGGCGCGTGCGGCAGGCCTGACCGATGTTGCGCTGCAGGGAAACTTCATCAAGTTTGCGCCGGCGGAGCTCCCGGAATCGAAGGAAATGCGGCTCAAGCGCATGTATCCGGGATCCTCGCTGAAACCAGCATTGAACGCGGCCTTGATCCCGAAGCCGAAGACCTCGCCGGTGGGCGGCCGGGACCTGTCCGACGCCGACATCCTTACCTGGGCGCAGAACGTCGTGGACGCGATCTTCACCGAGTAG
- a CDS encoding DUF2505 domain-containing protein, with amino-acid sequence MALNASTTLPYDAATVTGVFTDEAFLKHVSEKVGGTLKSVTVDGDTAAAFTLSAVRTLPTKRLPDMVRKFVGESLTVTQTEHWTAPTPDGSRTAKVTMTVAGVPVTVDAEQRLVAAGADTRVDLTGTVSSSIPFMGSKIASAAEPMIGKALNLQATEARKWLESRQG; translated from the coding sequence TTGGCACTGAACGCTTCGACCACCCTGCCCTACGACGCCGCCACGGTAACCGGCGTCTTCACCGACGAGGCTTTCCTGAAGCACGTTAGCGAGAAGGTGGGCGGCACCCTGAAGTCGGTCACCGTCGACGGCGACACCGCCGCCGCCTTCACCCTGAGCGCCGTCCGGACGCTTCCCACGAAGCGCCTCCCGGACATGGTGCGTAAGTTTGTCGGCGAGTCCCTCACCGTCACCCAGACGGAACACTGGACCGCTCCGACGCCCGATGGGTCCCGCACCGCCAAGGTCACCATGACCGTCGCAGGTGTGCCGGTCACCGTTGACGCCGAACAGCGTCTGGTCGCGGCCGGCGCCGACACCCGGGTGGACCTCACCGGGACCGTCAGCTCGTCGATCCCCTTCATGGGGTCCAAGATCGCGTCGGCGGCTGAACCCATGATCGGTAAGGCACTGAACCTTCAGGCCACCGAGGCACGCAAGTGGCTCGAGAGCCGCCAGGGCTAA
- a CDS encoding SCO4848 family membrane protein encodes MSLPTPLALILILAGIWTLIVWPPFLRRVFKDPRSKDESGAPTRFLKVHFMLITTSMILGVATLVIGVRALVG; translated from the coding sequence ATGTCGCTTCCCACCCCCCTGGCCCTGATCCTCATCCTGGCCGGCATCTGGACTTTGATCGTCTGGCCACCCTTCCTGCGGCGCGTCTTCAAGGACCCACGTTCCAAAGATGAGTCGGGTGCACCTACCCGGTTCCTCAAGGTGCACTTTATGCTGATTACCACCTCAATGATCCTGGGCGTAGCCACCCTCGTGATCGGCGTCCGCGCCCTGGTTGGCTAG
- the nhaA gene encoding Na+/H+ antiporter NhaA, which produces MSNNQEPKAPKRVLERSSYPEYLRLNEILRKETVGGILLLIAAVAALIWANSPASASYFAIRDFEFGYEPWHLRLSVGAWAADGLLAIFFFLVGLELKREFVAGDLRKFSRAVVPVTAAAGGVLVPALFYVIVNLSSPESLRGWAIPTATDIAFALAVLAVISSHLPSALRVFLLTLAVVDDLIAIAIIAFFYSDDVEFTYLLFMLVPLALFGFLAQKNPKYFGRHTPAAWLILLPIGIATWILMHASGVHATVAGVLLGFLVPVLRKAKDGTVKMPRPNKPGLAEIFEHRFRPLSTGFAVPVFAFFSAGVAVGGTEGLLSALGDTVTLGIIAGLVIGKPIGILLTTFVLTKTTRANLDPDLRWIDLLGVGLLAGVGFTVSLLVNDLSFAQGTEQNDHAKVAILGASLIAALAATVILRSRNKHYRGIEEAEQVDADNDGVPDLFEGRDR; this is translated from the coding sequence GTGAGCAACAACCAGGAACCAAAGGCACCAAAGCGGGTCCTCGAAAGGTCGAGCTACCCGGAGTACCTGCGGCTCAATGAGATCCTCCGCAAGGAAACGGTCGGTGGCATCCTGCTGCTGATCGCCGCCGTCGCGGCCCTGATCTGGGCTAACTCGCCAGCCTCAGCCAGCTATTTCGCGATTCGGGATTTCGAGTTTGGGTACGAGCCCTGGCATCTGCGGCTGAGCGTCGGGGCCTGGGCCGCGGACGGGCTGCTTGCCATCTTCTTTTTCCTGGTGGGCCTCGAACTGAAACGGGAGTTTGTTGCTGGTGACCTGCGCAAGTTCAGCCGGGCGGTGGTGCCGGTGACGGCTGCCGCCGGCGGCGTCCTGGTGCCCGCCCTCTTCTACGTGATCGTGAACCTGTCCTCCCCCGAGTCCTTGCGGGGGTGGGCCATTCCGACGGCAACCGACATCGCCTTTGCCCTCGCCGTCCTGGCAGTGATCAGCTCCCACCTCCCCAGCGCGCTGCGAGTTTTCCTCCTGACCCTCGCCGTCGTGGACGATCTCATCGCGATTGCCATCATCGCTTTCTTCTACTCCGACGACGTCGAGTTCACCTACCTGCTCTTCATGCTGGTGCCCCTGGCGTTGTTTGGCTTCCTGGCGCAGAAGAACCCCAAGTACTTTGGCCGCCACACCCCTGCCGCCTGGCTGATCCTCCTCCCGATTGGTATCGCCACCTGGATCCTGATGCATGCGTCGGGCGTTCACGCCACGGTCGCCGGTGTCCTGCTCGGCTTCCTCGTGCCGGTGCTCCGCAAGGCCAAGGACGGCACGGTGAAGATGCCCCGGCCGAACAAACCGGGGCTGGCCGAAATATTCGAGCACCGCTTCCGCCCGCTGTCCACCGGATTCGCTGTCCCGGTGTTCGCGTTCTTCTCGGCAGGTGTGGCGGTTGGTGGGACCGAAGGCCTGCTGTCGGCCCTCGGCGACACCGTCACCCTCGGCATTATCGCGGGACTGGTAATCGGTAAACCGATCGGGATCCTGCTGACCACCTTTGTGCTCACCAAAACGACCCGCGCCAACCTGGACCCGGATCTGCGCTGGATCGACCTGTTGGGAGTGGGCCTGCTCGCAGGGGTTGGCTTCACCGTGTCGCTGCTGGTCAATGACCTCAGTTTCGCCCAGGGAACCGAGCAGAACGACCATGCGAAGGTCGCCATTCTCGGCGCGTCCCTGATCGCTGCCCTCGCCGCCACAGTGATCCTCCGGAGCCGGAACAAGCATTACCGCGGGATCGAGGAAGCCGAACAGGTGGACGCGGACAACGACGGCGTGCCCGACCTCTTCGAGGGGCGGGACCGCTAG
- the sufU gene encoding Fe-S cluster assembly sulfur transfer protein SufU, protein MSDDLQQLYQQIILDHAKERHGAGLRDHDGAGNQGQSHQLNPVCGDEITLRAVLVDGTLTSVSWDGAGCAISMSSASVLTDLVVGQDRDTVMDLVDEFRTVMRSRGRVPANEEVLGDAAALAGVSKYPARVKCAMLAWVALEEALLAANQ, encoded by the coding sequence ATGTCCGACGACCTGCAGCAGCTCTACCAACAGATCATCCTGGATCACGCGAAGGAACGCCACGGTGCTGGTCTGCGGGACCACGACGGCGCTGGCAACCAGGGGCAATCCCATCAGCTGAACCCGGTGTGCGGCGATGAGATCACGTTGCGAGCCGTCCTGGTGGACGGCACGCTCACCAGCGTCAGCTGGGATGGGGCCGGATGCGCAATTTCGATGTCGTCCGCGTCGGTCCTGACCGATCTGGTGGTCGGTCAGGACCGCGACACGGTGATGGACCTTGTGGACGAGTTCCGGACGGTGATGCGCTCACGGGGCAGGGTCCCCGCAAACGAGGAGGTGCTCGGGGACGCGGCAGCCCTGGCCGGAGTCTCCAAGTACCCTGCGCGGGTCAAGTGCGCCATGCTGGCGTGGGTGGCGCTGGAGGAAGCGCTGCTCGCGGCGAACCAGTAG
- a CDS encoding aminotransferase class V-fold PLP-dependent enzyme → MSIPSAPHHPLTDTEVQRIRNDFPILATEVNSRPLIYLDSGATSQNPSTVLEAEQEFYEQRNSAVHRGAHTLAVEATDAYEAARETVAAFVGAAVDEIVWTSNATEALNLVAYSFSNASVGRGGPAAERFILGPGDEIVVTEMEHHANLIPWQELAARTGATLRWIPVDDDGALRLEDATAIIGPATRVVAFTHASNVLGTINPVAELVAMARQHGALTVLDACQSVPHLPVDVHALGIDFMAFSGHKMLGPTGIGALYGRSELLNAMPPFLTGGSMITTVTMERAEYLEAPARFEAGTQRISQAIALAAAANYLTETGMRRVQEWEETLGRQLVEGLSQLPGIRVLGPAAGTERIGLAAFDVDGVHAHDVGQYLDHAGIAVRVGHHCAQPLHRRLGLTASTRASTYLYNTSDEVDAFLAAVAGVRPFFGVK, encoded by the coding sequence TTGTCCATTCCGTCTGCTCCGCATCACCCTCTGACCGACACCGAGGTGCAGCGGATCCGCAACGACTTTCCGATCCTGGCTACCGAGGTCAATTCCCGGCCGCTCATCTACCTTGACTCCGGCGCCACCTCCCAAAATCCGTCGACCGTGCTGGAAGCGGAACAGGAGTTCTACGAGCAGCGAAACTCAGCCGTCCATCGTGGGGCGCACACGCTCGCCGTGGAGGCGACTGACGCCTACGAGGCGGCCCGGGAAACCGTTGCTGCCTTCGTCGGCGCCGCCGTGGACGAGATTGTGTGGACCTCCAATGCCACCGAGGCACTGAACCTGGTGGCGTACTCCTTCTCGAATGCATCAGTGGGACGTGGAGGACCCGCCGCTGAACGATTCATTCTGGGCCCCGGTGACGAGATCGTGGTGACCGAGATGGAGCACCACGCCAATCTGATCCCCTGGCAGGAGCTCGCCGCCCGCACCGGTGCCACGCTGCGCTGGATACCTGTGGACGACGACGGCGCGCTTCGGCTCGAGGACGCAACCGCCATCATCGGCCCCGCCACCAGGGTCGTCGCTTTCACCCATGCGTCAAACGTGCTCGGGACCATCAACCCGGTTGCTGAACTCGTTGCGATGGCGCGCCAGCATGGCGCCCTGACAGTCCTCGACGCGTGCCAGTCGGTGCCCCACCTGCCCGTCGACGTGCACGCGTTGGGCATCGACTTCATGGCCTTCTCCGGGCATAAGATGCTCGGACCCACCGGGATCGGGGCCCTGTATGGCCGTTCGGAGTTGCTCAACGCGATGCCACCCTTCCTCACCGGCGGGTCGATGATCACCACCGTCACGATGGAACGCGCCGAGTACCTTGAGGCGCCAGCACGCTTCGAGGCCGGGACCCAGCGGATTTCCCAGGCCATCGCCCTGGCGGCCGCAGCAAATTACCTCACCGAAACCGGGATGCGGCGGGTGCAGGAGTGGGAGGAAACCCTGGGCCGCCAATTGGTGGAAGGACTCAGCCAGCTGCCGGGCATCCGGGTACTGGGCCCAGCAGCAGGGACGGAGCGAATCGGATTGGCAGCGTTCGACGTCGACGGTGTCCACGCCCACGACGTCGGCCAGTATCTTGACCACGCGGGCATTGCGGTGCGGGTGGGCCACCACTGCGCCCAGCCCCTGCACCGCCGGCTCGGCCTGACGGCCAGCACACGCGCCAGCACCTACCTGTACAACACCAGCGACGAAGTGGATGCCTTCCTGGCGGCCGTCGCCGGTGTCCGCCCGTTTTTTGGAGTGAAGTGA